A single region of the Populus nigra chromosome 2, ddPopNigr1.1, whole genome shotgun sequence genome encodes:
- the LOC133681532 gene encoding cytochrome P450 CYP82D47-like, whose amino-acid sequence MDILLPYLSTIIPTAIVLFSCYLLRRSKSSKTKLAPEASGAWPIIGHLPLLAGAELPHLRLGALADKYGPIFTIRIGMYPALVVSSWELAKELFTTNDAIVSSRPKLTASKILGYNFASFGFSPYGEFFRGIRKIVASELLSNRRLELLKHVRASEVEVSVKELYKLWYSKDKNEESQILVNIKQWTADMNLNLMLRMIAGKRYDDAGIVTEENEARRCQRAMREFFHLTGLFVLRDAVPFLGWLDWGGYEKAMKRNAEELDNIFDEWLAEHRRKRDSGESANKEQDFMDVMLYALDGINLAGYDADTVRKATSLSLIIGGTDTVTVTITWALSLLLNNTVALKSAQEELDVHVGKERLVNELDIEKLTYLQACVKEALRLYPAGPLGGFREFTADCTIGGYYVPAGTRLLLNIHKIQRDPRVWPNPTEFKPERLLGSHKAVDVMGQHFELIPFGAGRRACPGATLGLRMSHLVLASILQAFEISPPSNAPIDMTGTAGLTCSQATPLQVLVKPRLPASVYE is encoded by the exons ATGGATATCCTTCTCCCATACCTAAGCACTATCATACCGACTGCTATAGTACTCTTTTCATGCTACCTGCTAAGGAGGTCCAAATCTTCCAAGACCAAATTAGCACCAGAAGCTAGCGGTGCTTGGCCTATTATAGGTCACCTTCCCTTGTTAGCAGGAGCTGAGCTTCCCCACTTAAGATTAGGAGCCTTAGCTGACAAATATGGACCTATTTTTACCATTAGGATAGGGATGTACCCAGCTTTGGTGGTTAGTAGCTGGGAGTTGGCTAAGGAACTATTCACCACCAACGATGCAATTGTAAGTTCTCGCCCCAAACTCACAGCTTCAAAAATTTTGGGCTACAACTTTGCCAGTTTTGGGTTCTCTCCATATGGAGAATTCTTTCGGGGAATTCGTAAAATAGTTGCGTCAGAACTACTCTCCAACCGCAGACTTGAGCTACTAAAACATGTTAGGGCCTCTGAGGTTGAGGTCTCAGTTAAAGAGCTATACAAGCTATGGTActcaaaggataaaaatgaggaaagccAAATTCTGGTTAACATCAAGCAGTGGACTGCTGACATGAATTTAAACCTGATGCTCAGGATGATTGCAGGGAAACGATACGATGATGCTGGCATTGTTACTGAGGAAAATGAGGCGCGCCGATGCCAGAGAGCGATGAGGGAATTCTTTCACTTGACGGGgttgtttgtattaagggacgCAGTTCCATTTTTGGGGTGGTTGGATTGGGGTGGATATGAGAAAGCCATGAAGAGAAATGCTGAGGAATTGGACAATATTTTTGACGAATGGCTAGCGGAGCATCGCAGGAAGAGAGATTCAGGTGAATCAGCTAACAAAGAGCAAGACTTTATGGACGTGATGCTATATGCTCTTGATGGTATCAACTTGGCTGGTTATGACGCTGATACAGTTCGCAAAGCCACATCCCTG TCTCTCATTATAGGGGGCACTGATACTGTAACTGTCACTATAACTTGGGCACTGTCGTTATTGCTGAACAATACCGTTGCATTGAAGAGTGCTCAAGAAGAACTGGATGTTCATGTTGGCAAGGAAAGACTAGTGAATGAATTGGACATCGAGAAGCTAACATATCTCCAAGCTTGTGTCAAAGAAGCACTCAGGTTATACCCTGCAGGTCCACTTGGAGGATTCCGCGAATTCACTGCAGACTGCACTATAGGTGGTTACTATGTCCCTGCAGGCACTCGGTTACTATTGAACATTCATAAGATCCAAAGGGATCCACGAGTGTGGCCCAACCCAACAGAGTTCAAGCCAGAGAGGTTGCTTGGTTCGCACAAGGCTGTTGATGTCATGGGTCAACATTTTGAGCTCATCCCATTTGGTGCCGGTAGAAGAGCTTGTCCTGGGGCGACTTTGGGACTCCGAATGAGTCATTTAGTGCTGGCGAGTATCCTCCAAGCTTTTGAAATCTCACCTCCATCAAATGCACCGATTGATATGACTGGAACTGCTGGGCTAACATGCAGCCAGGCTACCCCCCTTCAAGTTCTAGTCAAACCACGCTTGCCTGCTTCTGTTTATGAATAG